From Drosophila suzukii chromosome Y unlocalized genomic scaffold, CBGP_Dsuzu_IsoJpt1.0 scf_Y1, whole genome shotgun sequence, one genomic window encodes:
- the LOC139353944 gene encoding uncharacterized protein, with protein sequence MVPEVISTLKTFFGRPDQILDRLIDKAKRVSVNKDRLDSLIDYALAVRNICATMEACQLDAHLNNPMLVRELVDKLPNQYKLNWAMHPKDGSIANVKAFSDWLYKIAEAASTVVSTSYSRTNNVHTHTSYNDVQPQHAESEEHPHNSYRSENSPCFVCQSAQHPVAQCEQFKNLTYEERQQVVRDNRLCFKCLKVHGRRCSFTNACGVGGCESRHHPLLHKGKPNVNVVTSHQVKSAEVEQYFRIVPIHVQVDNIKVETFAFLDEGSSVTLIDESFFKRLNISGTPEPICMQWTNQTTRREGNSVRCNIRVAGAGATKTYWLNNVHTVKNLGLPKQTVNVHELRIKFPHLDGIPLQSYSNAEPMILIGTNNWKLAVPRRLREGKWNDPIASKCILGWGLQGSTSSKTAFSMHHCQCNWDEIEKSIKESFCVETVTPKTFRSVDDEKALEILDKTCSKNEGHYQVGLLWRENNPTLPESYNNAMKRLKCLKAKINREPELFGKIEMQINNLLEKGYASELSSAELLEQPERVWYLPIFITHNPNKPQKVRLVWDAAAKSHGKSLNDFMYTGPDLLHPLTEVLMAFRVGKIAVCGDIAEMFHQIRILESDAHAQRFVWYNNETQAIRTFVIRSMTFGISCAPCIAHYVRDKNAEEYKLQSPRAFEAITKAHYVDDYIDSLGDETEAIEVTLKVRDIHAAGGFNIRNWTSNSPEVLKHLQGNSLDLQSPKELGDPEKVLGMFWEPATDMFKYVFRFARMKRNVLSEEALPTKREVLQVLMSIFDPLGFLSCYTIGLKMLLQEIWRTGIGWDDILPGPQLSFWTKWKDLRPQATTVQVPRHYSPLLCMADFFELHTFVDASEYGYAAVCYFRIGKGDDITVSLIAAKSKVAPLKPLSIPRMELLAAVIGARLSYKVRSIRNISVDQHTYWTDSRTVLSWLTMDPRNFYSFVMHRVGEILETTNAVHIEIAHSLDTSSCIMCLANFMSRRGTPKEIFSDNGTNFKATEKIVKEELKNVEFDKLVIKYDKIKWRFNPPAAPHMGGAWERLIRSIKMVLKSISPNANYNDESLKNALISAEYVINSRPLTFVSLEAEDDDALTPNHLLLGSADGFKPPLTSESSPRQRWRQANELADLFWRRWVKEYMPIITKRSKWFPKRHPLAVGDVVIVVDENLPRNLWPKGRIKEVVTAKDGQVRSATIKTQHGTFEGAGEIEVDSQEPHIQDIHINIQNLIHILI encoded by the exons ATGGTTCCCGAGGTTATAAGCACATTGAAAACATTCTTTGGTCGTCCAGATCAAATTCTGGATCGCCTAATTGACAAAGCTAAACGAGTTTCAGTAAACAAGGACAGGCTGGATTCACTTATCGACTACGCCCTTGCTGTTCGCAACATCTGTGCTACCATGGAGGCCTGTCAACTAGATGCACATCTAAACAACCCTATGCTTGTTCGCGAGTTGGTTGACAAACTTCCAAATCAATATAAGCTGAACTGGGCAATGCACCCAAAAGATGGATCCATAGCAAATGTAAAAGCATTTAGCGATTGGTTGTATAAGATCGCAGAAGCAGCCTCCACAGTCGTTTCAACCTCATACTCAAGGACGAATAATGTACATACTCATACCAGCTACAACGATGTACAGCCGCAACATGCGGAATCGGAGGAGCACCCACACAATTCCTACCGATCCGAGAACTCACCTTGCTTCGTATGCCAAAGCGCACAGCATCCAGTCGCTCAATGTGAACAATTCAAAAATCTCACTTACGAAGAAAGGCAACAAGTTGTTCGCGACAACAGGCTCTGTTTTAAGTGCCTGAAAGTTCATGGCCGTAGATGCTCTTTTACTAATGCATGCGGTGTTGGAGGATGTGAGTCAAGGCATCATCCCTTACTTCACAAAGGCAAGCCCAATGTCAACGTTGTCACGTCTCACCAAGTCAAGTCAGCAGAAGTTGAACAATATTTTCGTATCGTGCCAATACATGTCCAAGTTGACAATATTAAAGTTGAAACCTTTGCTTTCCTGGACGAAGGCTCTTCGGTCACACTTATAGACGAATCCTTCTTTAAGCGTTTAAACATAAGTGGCACCCCCGAACCGATCTGTATGCAGTGGACCAATCAAACCACCAGAAGAGAGGGCAATTCCGTACGCTGCAATATTCGAGTCGCCGGGGCAGGCGCCACTAAAACATATTGGCTAAATAATGTCCATACTGTGAAAAACCTAGGCTTGCCAAAACAGACGGTGAACGTACATGAATTGCGCATCAAGTTTCCACATCTAGATGGAATACCCCTACAATCTTATTCGAATGCCGAACCAATGATTCTTATTGGAACCAACAACTGGAAGCTCGCTGTACCACGAAGGCTCAGAGAAGGAAAATGGAATGATCCCATTGCGTCTAAGTGTATTCTCGGCTGGGGACTGCAAGGCTCCACAAGCTCCAAAACTGCATTTTCCATGCACCACTGCCAGTGCAACTGGGATGAGATTGAAAAGAGCATTAAAGAAAGTTTTTGCGTTGAAACTGTTACTCCAAAGACGTTTCGTTCCGTGGATGACGAGAAAGCCCTGGAAATATTGGATAAAACTTGTTCAAAGAATGAAGGACATTATCAAGTAGGACTTCTATGGCGCGAGAATAATCCAACTCTTCCGGAAAGCTATAACAACGCAATGAAACGGCTAAAATGTCTAAAGGCTAAGATAAACCGAGAACCTGAACTTTTTGGCAAAATTGAGATGCAAATAAATAATCTACTCGAAAAGGGGTATGCATCCGAACTGTCCAGTGCCGAACTCCTTGAACAGCCCGAACGCGTGTGGTACCTTCCAATATTTATAACCCACAATCCTAATAAACCTCAAAAGGTCCGTCTCGTCTGGGATGCGGCTGCTAAATCCCACGGGAAGTCACTCAACGACTTCATGTATACCGGCCCCGATTTACTACATCCACTTACCGAAGTATTAATGGCGTTTCGAGTCGGTAAGATAGCTGTTTGTGGCGACATTGCTGAAATGTTCCACCAAATTCGAATCCTGGAATCAGATGCGCACGCTCAACGTTTTGTATGGTATAACAACGAAACGCAAGCAATCAGAACCTTTGTAATAAGATCTATGACATTCGGAATATCCTGTGCGCCATGCATTGCTCATTATGTTCGCGACAAGAACGCGGAGGAATACAAGCTGCAAAGCCCGCGTGCGTTCGAAGCCATTACCAAGGCACACTACGTCGACGACTACATAGATAGCCTAGGCGACGAAACTGAAGCAATCGAGGTTACCCTAAAGGTCCGAGACATACACGCAGCTGGAGGTTTCAATATAAGGAACTGGACTTCTAATTCACCCGAAGTCTTGAAACATTTGCAGGGTAATTCCCTCGATCTACAGTCGCCAAAGGAACTCGGAGATCCAGAAAAGGTCCTCGGTATGTTTTGGGAACCAGCAACTGACATgtttaaatatgttttcagATTTGCACGAATGAAAAGAAACGTCCTTTCGGAAGAAGCCTTGCCAACCAAACGCGAGGTACTGCAAGTGTTGATGTCCATATTTGATCCATTAGGATTCTTATCCTGCTACACTATTGGCCTCAAAATGCTCCTTCAGGAAATTTGGCGCACAGGCATAGGCTGGGACGACATCTTACCAGGACCTCAGCTGAGTTTTTGGACGAAATGGAAAGACTTGCGACCCCAAGCTACAACTGTTCAAGTACCGCGCCATTACTCGCCCTTACTTTGTATGGCAGATTTTTTTGAACTACATACTTTCGTGGACGCCAGTGAGTACGGATATGCCGCCGTGTGTTACTTTCGGATAGGAAAAGGGGATGATATCACCGTCTCACTGATCGCAGCAAAAAGTAAGGTGGCTCCCCTCAAGCCACTTTCCATACCCCGCATGGAACTACTTGCTGCCGTAATCGGCGCACGTCTATCCTACAAAGTGCGGAGCATTCGCAACATAAGCGTCGATCAACACACTTACTGGACCGATTCAAGGACAGTACTTTCCTGGCTGACGATGGACCCGCGTAATTTTTACTCTTTTGTAATGCATCGCGTAGGAGAAATCCTGGAGACCACAAACGCTG TTCATATAGAGATAGCCCACAGCCTTGACACTAGCTCTTGCATAATGTGCCTGGCAAACTTTATGTCGCGACGCGGGACGcccaaggaaatattttctgaCAATGGAACAAATTTCAAAGCAACCGAAAAGATTGTCAAAGAGGAGCTAAAAAATGTTGAGTTCGACAAGCTCGTTATAAAATATGACAAAATTAAATGGCGCTTCAATCCACCTGCCGCACCACACATGGGCGGGGCATGGGAACGTTTAATCCGATCGATTAAAATGGTACTCAAATCCATTTCCCCAAACGCCAATTACAACGACGAAAGTCTCAAAAATGCTCTTATAAGTGCAGAGTACGTAATAAACTCCCGTCCACTGACCTTCGTTTCCTTGGAGGCAGAAGACGATGATGCACTTACTCCCAACCATTTATTGCTAGGATCCGCAGACGGCTTCAAGCCTCCACTGACAAGCGAGTCAAGCCCAAGACAACGTTGGCGCCAGGCAAACGAACTAGCCGATCTTTTCTGGAGGAGGTGGGTGAAGGAATACATGCCAATAATCACCAAGCGATCCAAATGGTTTCCCAAACGACATCCTCTGGCAGTTGGGGACGTCGTAATCGTAGTGGACGAAAATCTACCCAGGAACCTTTGGCCCAAAGGACGAATTAAAGAGGTCGTCACAGCCAAAGATGGTCAAGTTCGATCTGCCACTATTAAGACTCAACATG GGACTTTCGAAGGTGCAGGAGAAATCGAGGTAGATTCACAGGAGCCGCACATCCAGGACATCCACATCAACATCCAAAACCTCATCCACATCCTCATCTAG